A stretch of the Bradyrhizobium arachidis genome encodes the following:
- a CDS encoding glycosyltransferase codes for MIPVSDSARSPSVLHIFKVYYPDLFGGTLSVIRDICASLKDVFSSAVLVASNAAERRDIVVNDVPVERVRSFGNILSLPAAPTYPWRLWRKIPKHDLLALHAPFPLADLVFAFGLGRGRPLVVHWHADIVTHAGLRWFIEPLMRRTLRRAEAIIVSDKVLIDNTPLLREFVDKCRVVRFGIDVAKYDWPRLTPDHVNDRGRLVLACGRLVPYKGFDVLIRAAAGHDFEVWIVGEGAERERLEQLIAELGVADRVRLLGSVPDSERIKLMCIADVFAMPSVTSAETFGLVQLEAMAAGRPVVNTALDTAVPHVARHGLEAITVPPGDAEKLGEAIETLIRDPDRRRRMGLAARTRAATKYSEAGFKDGIEQVYRQALAAKAASAATDAAAATGWIDAVRIAGALAWSDMRHRYVRSLLGPFWMSLQMAIVVGVLGSVIGQMSNGGVLSRLPMLALSMTAWTFLNSVVLDATTALQNSGSLIRDRALPPVIFLLQCTFRQALFALHNACVPLLLWLVLTRHETGGAVAALPGLALFVACTFALSLVLGALATRFRDLKPIIESTLTLAFLASPVIWSTDMINHRSTVMQLNPLTHLFAVWREPLAGGHVDTVSIVYVLSALAVLTLASVLTLTHLRKAAFWI; via the coding sequence GCTTCCAACGCTGCGGAGCGGCGCGACATCGTCGTCAACGACGTGCCGGTCGAGCGTGTCCGCTCGTTCGGCAACATCCTCTCGCTGCCGGCAGCCCCGACCTATCCCTGGCGGCTGTGGCGGAAGATTCCGAAGCACGATCTGCTCGCGCTGCACGCCCCCTTCCCCCTCGCCGACCTCGTCTTCGCATTCGGGCTTGGCCGCGGCCGGCCGCTGGTCGTGCACTGGCATGCCGACATCGTCACCCATGCCGGCCTGCGCTGGTTCATCGAGCCCCTGATGCGCCGGACGCTGCGGCGCGCGGAAGCGATCATCGTCTCCGACAAGGTACTGATCGACAACACGCCGTTGCTGCGGGAATTCGTCGACAAGTGCCGCGTCGTACGCTTCGGCATCGACGTTGCAAAATACGATTGGCCGCGGCTCACGCCCGACCACGTCAACGATCGTGGACGCCTCGTGCTCGCCTGCGGACGGCTGGTTCCCTACAAGGGTTTTGACGTCCTGATCCGCGCTGCCGCCGGCCACGACTTCGAGGTCTGGATCGTCGGCGAAGGTGCCGAGCGCGAGCGACTGGAGCAGTTGATCGCGGAACTCGGCGTCGCCGATCGCGTCCGCCTGCTCGGCTCGGTGCCCGATAGCGAGCGCATCAAGCTGATGTGCATCGCCGACGTCTTCGCGATGCCGTCGGTGACCAGCGCCGAGACGTTTGGCCTCGTCCAGTTGGAGGCGATGGCGGCAGGCCGGCCCGTCGTGAACACTGCGCTCGACACGGCGGTGCCGCACGTCGCCCGCCACGGCCTCGAAGCGATCACGGTGCCGCCGGGTGATGCCGAAAAACTCGGCGAAGCCATCGAGACGCTGATCAGGGATCCCGACCGCCGTCGCCGCATGGGGCTCGCCGCACGGACCCGGGCCGCCACCAAATATTCGGAGGCAGGATTCAAGGACGGCATCGAGCAGGTCTATCGCCAGGCATTGGCGGCCAAGGCCGCGAGCGCGGCGACTGACGCCGCGGCCGCGACCGGCTGGATCGACGCGGTGAGGATCGCCGGCGCGCTGGCCTGGTCTGACATGCGCCACCGCTATGTGCGCTCGCTGCTCGGGCCGTTCTGGATGTCGTTGCAGATGGCGATCGTGGTCGGCGTGCTGGGCTCGGTGATCGGCCAGATGTCGAACGGCGGCGTACTGTCGCGGCTGCCGATGCTGGCGCTGTCGATGACGGCCTGGACCTTCCTCAACAGCGTCGTGCTCGACGCGACCACCGCGCTGCAAAACTCCGGAAGCCTGATCCGCGACCGCGCTCTGCCGCCGGTCATCTTCCTCCTGCAATGCACCTTCCGCCAGGCGCTGTTCGCGCTTCACAATGCCTGTGTGCCGTTGCTGCTCTGGCTGGTGCTGACGCGGCACGAGACGGGCGGCGCGGTCGCGGCACTGCCAGGACTCGCCTTGTTCGTCGCCTGCACCTTTGCGCTCAGCCTGGTGCTCGGCGCCCTGGCGACGCGATTTCGCGACCTCAAGCCGATCATCGAATCCACGCTGACACTGGCCTTCCTCGCCTCGCCCGTCATCTGGTCGACGGACATGATCAACCACCGCTCGACCGTGATGCAGCTCAATCCGCTGACGCATCTGTTCGCGGTCTGGCGCGAGCCGCTGGCGGGCGGCCATGTCGATACCGTCAGCATCGTCTACGTGCTTTCGGCACTAGCCGTACTGACGCTCGCAAGCGTCCTGACGCTCACGCATTTGCGCAAAGCGGCGTTCTGGATCTGA
- a CDS encoding ABC transporter ATP-binding protein, with amino-acid sequence MASISLRNACLDYPLYGAYDFSLKRRVLGRLIREQDEMRTIRAVDDVSIEAAAGARIGLAGPNGSGKSTLLRLIAGVYPASSGQVEISGSVMPLLGLNAGVNLDFVAEDNIALLLRISGRKPTRAIIDDIWAFTELEERMQRLPLRMFSSGMLMRVLFATATAFPADILLLDEWLSVVDENFSAKAETRLLKMVSQAAIVIIASHDQPLLRRTCNRIINLDHGRIASTALVEQPVIHPFEFREKRA; translated from the coding sequence ATGGCCTCGATCAGCCTGCGCAACGCCTGTCTCGACTATCCGCTCTACGGCGCCTACGACTTCTCGCTCAAGCGCCGCGTGCTCGGCCGCCTGATCCGCGAGCAGGACGAGATGCGTACCATCCGCGCCGTCGACGATGTCTCGATCGAGGCGGCGGCCGGCGCGCGCATCGGCCTCGCCGGCCCCAACGGTTCCGGCAAGTCGACGCTGCTGCGGCTGATTGCCGGTGTCTATCCGGCCTCCAGCGGCCAGGTCGAGATATCAGGCAGCGTGATGCCGCTGCTCGGGCTGAATGCCGGCGTCAATCTCGACTTCGTGGCCGAGGACAATATCGCGCTTCTCCTGCGCATCAGCGGCCGCAAGCCGACGCGCGCCATCATCGATGACATCTGGGCCTTCACCGAGCTCGAGGAGCGGATGCAGCGCCTGCCGCTGCGCATGTTCTCCTCGGGCATGCTGATGCGGGTCCTGTTCGCGACTGCCACCGCCTTTCCCGCCGATATCCTCCTGCTCGACGAATGGCTGAGCGTGGTCGACGAGAATTTTTCGGCCAAGGCCGAGACCCGCCTCCTCAAGATGGTGTCGCAGGCCGCGATCGTGATCATCGCCTCGCACGACCAGCCGCTGCTGCGGCGGACCTGCAACCGGATCATCAACCTCGATCACGGGCGCATCGCCTCGACCGCGCTGGTCGAGCAGCCCGTGATCCATCCCTTCGAGTTCCGCGAGAAACGCGCATGA
- a CDS encoding glycosyltransferase family 1 protein, which produces MKKNILVVSEALGEPNHKRGIFHFTRELIRSLAAEGHELTLLVETTRRYRQMRRRERRTRLFPEQSHNIELLALYRFLDEVDMNEPITKSPLRRTIDWFRHRLSLSTSFEFAACFLRALGLLGLRANLLENKTAALEYIPPDLRHLELFSDFHLESGFYSYQDTSALLMLPPPRIDARDYDVILVDTPTRVAIKRKPGAKVICVVHDLLPLTDLKLSDVATRLFLSRLLTSLRQADELAFVSNYSRMRFRELLPQFAHLPTRVVYPRTRFDAPDVLQLPAPAGRPGRPSFVVIVSNEPRKNLAAAIRAFRTMPQADLVVIGYAGLAHRMKNLPPNIRFAGYVDEHEKATLIAEAHGLIMPSFAEGFGVPIIEALAANTPVLCSDIPVFREVAGELADYFDPFSTESICASVTRVLTRQEECRRKIRDRRGELAERFGYQTQARDFLGHFAPVERMQAAQ; this is translated from the coding sequence ATGAAGAAGAACATTCTTGTCGTATCCGAAGCGCTTGGCGAACCCAACCACAAGCGCGGCATCTTCCACTTCACGCGCGAGCTGATCCGTTCGCTCGCCGCCGAAGGCCATGAGCTGACGCTGCTGGTCGAGACCACGCGCCGCTACCGGCAGATGCGCCGGCGCGAGCGCCGCACCCGGCTGTTCCCGGAGCAGTCGCACAACATCGAGCTCCTGGCGTTGTACCGCTTTCTCGACGAAGTCGACATGAACGAGCCGATCACGAAGAGCCCGCTGCGGCGCACGATCGACTGGTTCAGGCACCGGCTCTCGCTGTCGACGTCGTTCGAATTCGCGGCCTGCTTTCTGCGCGCGCTGGGCCTGCTCGGTCTGCGCGCCAACCTGCTCGAAAACAAGACCGCGGCGCTGGAATACATCCCGCCGGATCTGCGTCACCTCGAACTCTTCAGCGACTTCCATCTGGAGTCCGGATTCTACAGCTATCAGGACACCTCGGCGCTGTTGATGTTGCCTCCGCCGCGGATCGACGCGCGCGACTACGACGTCATTCTCGTGGATACCCCGACACGGGTGGCGATCAAGCGCAAGCCGGGCGCCAAGGTCATCTGCGTCGTCCACGATCTGTTGCCGCTCACCGACCTGAAGCTGAGCGACGTCGCGACGCGGCTGTTCCTGTCGCGGCTCCTGACCAGCCTGCGCCAGGCCGACGAACTCGCCTTCGTTTCGAACTACAGCAGGATGCGGTTCAGGGAACTGTTGCCGCAATTTGCTCACCTGCCGACGCGCGTCGTGTACCCACGTACGCGCTTCGACGCTCCGGACGTCCTGCAACTGCCAGCCCCTGCAGGGCGTCCGGGGCGGCCGAGCTTCGTCGTCATCGTCTCCAACGAGCCGCGCAAGAACCTCGCGGCCGCCATCCGCGCCTTCCGCACCATGCCGCAGGCCGACCTCGTCGTGATCGGCTATGCCGGCCTCGCGCACCGCATGAAGAACCTGCCACCCAACATCCGCTTCGCGGGCTATGTCGACGAGCACGAAAAGGCGACGCTGATTGCGGAGGCCCATGGCCTGATCATGCCAAGCTTTGCCGAAGGTTTTGGCGTGCCGATCATCGAGGCGCTCGCGGCCAACACGCCGGTCCTGTGCTCGGACATTCCCGTGTTCCGCGAGGTCGCGGGCGAGCTCGCGGACTATTTCGATCCGTTCTCGACGGAGTCGATCTGCGCCTCCGTGACGCGGGTACTGACCCGGCAGGAGGAATGCCGACGCAAGATCAGGGACCGGCGCGGCGAGCTCGCCGAACGCTTCGGCTACCAGACCCAGGCGCGCGACTTCCTCGGCCATTTTGCTCCGGTCGAGCGCATGCAGGCCGCGCAATAG
- a CDS encoding carbamoyltransferase C-terminal domain-containing protein, which translates to MELTKRIGPRHPRLGAAGFRLAKWLATKAFARAGFHQIGSTFAQKRLALAREKLARGETLYLAGLGAPGTHNSGVALVEVSAATGPRLILNNEEERFSGNKHTTEYPAQSIDAMVAALRGMGRDVGDIFAWLTSWDYPTLSGTLARSLLEEAPQSLRLARNTEAAGFDGRRLDQMTRTPKILARQLGLGARVPLITMPHHDNHAWFSYAASPFADGDEKVAIAVLDGTGDLGSISLYVVENGEMKRLYCNESMFDSLGAFYSVISSTQGGWTWLSSEGRYMGAAAWGDMDRASNPYYARLKQVLHFGEGGAVQINRAMANWYCDPFDHPYKQPLIDILGKPLRPDQLWNPDAVLRVEDIQHRPDTQDRLDKAAATQLVFEDAMIHVVDHLLRTTGTNRVVLTGGVALNAVGNMRLLEHFDEAWFGKALGQKARLHLWVPPVPGDPGVTIGAAWLFAQMAGSRRGPPMRHAFYCGLPPARSDIETALATDDVASQRLGDISTPEGRDAIADLMASIVAQSGVIALYQGAAETGPRALGHRSIFANPSDAGARENLNARVKYREAIRPLAPMATLEAAQRYFVLEDGASDAGYNAYNYMVLTAHAKPGAHDKIPAVIHADGTGRIQIVGPDDDPLTYAYLKALGRRIGVEMSVNTSFNVAGPIAQTPQQAVDTLRRSKGLDAVILVADDGSVYAAWHGGERDSGRFKGWLTEWQAAHR; encoded by the coding sequence TTGGAACTGACAAAACGAATTGGACCGCGACATCCGAGGCTCGGCGCGGCCGGATTCCGCCTTGCGAAGTGGCTCGCCACAAAAGCCTTTGCGCGCGCGGGTTTTCACCAGATCGGCTCGACCTTCGCACAGAAGCGGTTGGCGCTGGCGCGCGAAAAGCTCGCGCGTGGCGAGACGCTCTACCTCGCGGGCCTCGGTGCACCCGGCACGCATAATTCCGGCGTGGCGCTGGTCGAAGTGAGCGCGGCGACGGGGCCGCGCCTCATCCTCAACAACGAGGAAGAGCGCTTTTCCGGCAACAAGCACACCACCGAATATCCGGCGCAGTCGATCGACGCCATGGTGGCGGCATTGCGCGGCATGGGCCGCGACGTCGGTGACATCTTTGCCTGGCTGACATCCTGGGACTATCCGACGCTATCAGGCACGCTGGCGCGCTCGCTGCTCGAGGAAGCCCCGCAAAGCCTGCGGCTGGCGCGCAACACGGAAGCCGCAGGCTTTGACGGCCGCCGCCTCGACCAGATGACGCGCACGCCAAAAATCCTGGCGCGCCAGCTCGGGCTCGGCGCACGCGTGCCGCTGATCACGATGCCGCATCACGACAACCACGCCTGGTTCTCCTATGCCGCCTCGCCCTTTGCCGATGGCGATGAGAAGGTCGCGATCGCCGTGCTCGACGGCACCGGCGATCTCGGCTCGATCTCGCTCTATGTCGTCGAGAACGGCGAGATGAAGCGTCTCTATTGCAACGAGAGCATGTTCGACTCGCTCGGCGCCTTCTACAGCGTGATCTCCTCGACGCAAGGCGGCTGGACCTGGCTGTCGAGCGAAGGACGCTACATGGGGGCCGCCGCCTGGGGCGACATGGATCGCGCCAGCAATCCTTACTATGCGCGGCTCAAACAGGTCCTGCATTTCGGCGAAGGCGGCGCGGTGCAGATCAACCGCGCCATGGCGAACTGGTACTGCGATCCCTTCGACCATCCCTACAAGCAGCCGCTGATCGACATTTTGGGCAAACCGCTGCGCCCCGATCAGCTCTGGAATCCCGACGCGGTCTTGCGCGTCGAGGACATCCAGCACCGGCCCGATACGCAGGACCGCCTCGACAAGGCCGCCGCGACGCAGCTCGTGTTCGAGGACGCCATGATCCATGTCGTGGATCATCTGTTGCGTACGACCGGCACCAACCGCGTCGTGCTGACCGGCGGCGTCGCGCTCAATGCCGTCGGCAACATGCGGCTGCTTGAACATTTTGATGAGGCCTGGTTCGGCAAGGCGCTGGGGCAGAAAGCGCGCCTGCACCTCTGGGTGCCGCCGGTCCCCGGCGATCCCGGCGTTACCATCGGCGCCGCCTGGCTGTTCGCGCAGATGGCAGGCAGCCGCCGCGGCCCGCCAATGCGCCACGCCTTCTATTGCGGCCTGCCGCCGGCACGTAGCGACATCGAGACGGCGCTCGCGACCGACGATGTCGCCTCACAACGCCTCGGCGATATCTCCACACCAGAGGGCCGCGACGCTATCGCCGATCTCATGGCGTCCATCGTGGCGCAGTCCGGCGTCATCGCGCTCTACCAGGGCGCCGCCGAAACCGGCCCGCGCGCGCTCGGCCACCGCTCGATCTTTGCCAACCCCAGCGACGCCGGCGCGCGCGAAAACCTCAACGCGCGCGTGAAATATCGCGAGGCCATCCGGCCGCTCGCACCAATGGCGACGCTGGAAGCGGCGCAGCGATATTTCGTGCTGGAGGACGGCGCTTCGGACGCCGGCTACAACGCCTACAATTACATGGTGCTGACCGCGCATGCGAAGCCGGGAGCGCACGACAAGATCCCGGCCGTCATCCATGCCGATGGCACCGGCCGTATCCAGATCGTCGGCCCCGACGACGATCCCCTCACCTACGCCTACCTGAAGGCACTCGGTCGCCGCATCGGCGTCGAGATGTCGGTCAACACCTCCTTCAACGTCGCCGGTCCCATCGCGCAGACGCCGCAACAGGCGGTCGACACGCTGCGCCGGTCAAAAGGGCTCGATGCCGTGATCCTCGTCGCCGACGACGGCAGTGTCTACGCGGCCTGGCACGGCGGCGAGCGTGACAGCGGGCGATTCAAGGGGTGGCTCACCGAATGGCAGGCGGCGCACCGATGA
- a CDS encoding DMT family transporter produces the protein MLPKDNRMDARDWLLLGFLSVLWGGSFFFNGAALRGLPPLTLVFLRVAIGAAILLPLLRLQKVGFPKGIAGWKPFAAMALLNNVVPFSLIVLGQTLIPSGLASILNATTPLFTVIVMAAAGEEALQGRRVAGVVIGLIGVIILRGLDVASMNGQGLGILLCLGGALSYGFAALVARRLLQNSPPLSTATFQLMASTVMMAIVAGAIEQPWRLPMPGPTTWLAVLGLAGLSTALAYLVFFQILRRSGATNVMLVTLLIPVTAILLGCLVLGEPISAREIVGAVVIASALLVIDGRVLTWLRR, from the coding sequence ATGCTTCCCAAAGACAACAGGATGGACGCGCGCGACTGGCTGTTGCTTGGCTTCCTCTCCGTTCTGTGGGGTGGCTCGTTCTTCTTCAATGGCGCGGCACTCAGGGGATTGCCGCCCCTGACCCTTGTATTCCTGCGCGTGGCGATCGGTGCGGCGATCCTGCTGCCGCTGCTCCGGCTTCAGAAGGTGGGCTTTCCCAAGGGCATCGCGGGCTGGAAGCCATTCGCAGCGATGGCGCTGCTCAACAATGTCGTGCCGTTTTCGCTGATCGTGCTGGGACAGACGCTCATTCCGAGCGGGTTGGCGTCGATCCTGAACGCCACCACGCCCTTGTTCACGGTGATCGTGATGGCGGCGGCGGGCGAAGAAGCGTTGCAGGGACGGCGCGTCGCCGGTGTGGTCATCGGACTGATTGGCGTGATCATCCTCAGAGGCCTGGATGTCGCGTCGATGAACGGGCAGGGGCTCGGCATCCTGCTCTGCCTCGGCGGCGCGCTGAGCTACGGCTTTGCGGCGCTGGTGGCGCGGCGGTTGCTGCAAAACTCGCCGCCGCTCAGCACGGCGACGTTTCAGTTGATGGCCTCGACCGTGATGATGGCGATCGTCGCCGGCGCGATCGAGCAACCGTGGCGCCTGCCGATGCCGGGGCCGACCACATGGCTCGCGGTGCTCGGCCTGGCCGGCCTGTCGACCGCGCTGGCCTATCTCGTCTTCTTCCAGATCCTGCGGCGCTCCGGCGCGACCAACGTCATGCTGGTGACGCTGCTCATTCCCGTCACCGCGATCCTGCTCGGCTGTCTCGTGCTGGGTGAGCCGATCTCGGCGCGCGAGATCGTCGGCGCAGTCGTCATCGCCAGCGCGCTGCTCGTGATCGACGGGCGGGTGTTGACGTGGTTGCGGCGATAG
- a CDS encoding NAD(P)-dependent oxidoreductase: protein MARVAFIGLGRMGHGMAGRYLDAGHTVAIWNRSKAKAEDLIARGARWATSPEDAAIDADAVVTMVADDEASRAVWLGPSGAAKTAKAGTIAIECSTVSYDHARELGRELNARGLIYIDCPVTGLPDAAAAGKLTLLVGADAADLERARPYLEPIGSTIRHFGAVGSGTVYKLINNLMGAIQIAGLAEGLAIAEQAGLDMKLVLEAIQGGVAASPQVLRHSKRMVARDFAGATFTAALRHKDAAYAVKLAESLLAGKPLVARAAVEAYAQAKAAMPDEDEGRMIELVSRPK, encoded by the coding sequence ATGGCGCGCGTTGCCTTCATCGGGCTTGGACGGATGGGCCATGGCATGGCCGGCCGTTATCTCGATGCCGGCCACACCGTTGCGATCTGGAATCGCAGCAAGGCGAAGGCGGAGGATTTGATTGCGCGCGGCGCGCGTTGGGCGACCTCGCCCGAGGACGCCGCGATCGACGCCGACGCCGTCGTCACCATGGTCGCCGACGACGAGGCCTCGCGCGCGGTCTGGCTCGGGCCGTCAGGCGCGGCGAAGACCGCGAAGGCCGGCACCATCGCGATCGAGTGCTCCACCGTCTCCTACGATCACGCACGCGAGCTCGGCCGCGAGCTGAACGCGCGTGGTCTCATCTACATCGATTGCCCCGTGACGGGATTGCCGGATGCCGCGGCGGCGGGAAAGCTGACGCTGCTGGTCGGCGCCGACGCCGCCGATCTCGAACGCGCGCGGCCCTATCTCGAGCCGATCGGCTCGACCATCCGCCATTTCGGCGCGGTCGGCTCCGGCACGGTCTACAAGCTCATCAACAACCTCATGGGCGCGATCCAGATCGCGGGCCTCGCCGAGGGGCTTGCGATTGCCGAGCAGGCCGGGCTCGACATGAAGCTCGTGCTGGAAGCGATCCAGGGTGGCGTCGCCGCAAGCCCGCAGGTGCTGCGTCACTCAAAACGCATGGTCGCGCGCGACTTTGCCGGCGCGACCTTCACGGCGGCGCTGCGGCACAAGGATGCCGCCTATGCGGTGAAGCTCGCCGAAAGCCTGCTCGCCGGCAAACCGCTGGTTGCCCGCGCTGCGGTCGAGGCCTACGCGCAAGCGAAGGCGGCAATGCCCGATGAGGACGAAGGCCGCATGATTGAGCTCGTCTCGCGGCCGAAATAG
- the prfB gene encoding peptide chain release factor 2 (programmed frameshift), with the protein MRAEIERLVEEIKQSVGLLRRHLDVEKSTARLAELNKLAEDPNLWNDPQKAQKLMQERTSLEDSLGGIGKVEQELEDNIGMIELGEAEGDEGVVTEAETALKNLKKEVARRELEALLSGEADRFDSYLEVHAGAGGTESQDWAQMLLRMYTRWAETHGFKVEYLEESEGEEAGIKSATIQISGHNAYGWLKTEAGVHRLVRISPFDSNARRHTSFSSVQVFPVIDDSIKIDIKESDVRTDTMRSGGAGGQHVNKTESAVRLTHIPTGVAVVCQAGRSQHKNRAQAWDMLRARLYEIELKKREEKAAADQAAKTDIGWGHQIRSYVLQPYQMVKDLRTGVQTSDTSGVLGGDLDEFMAATLAQRAFGTAGADIEDVD; encoded by the exons ATGCGCGCCGAAATCGAACGGTTGGTAGAAGAGATCAAGCAGTCAGTCGGGCTGCTGAGGAGGCATCTT GACGTCGAGAAATCGACGGCGCGCCTCGCTGAGCTGAACAAGCTCGCAGAAGATCCCAACCTCTGGAACGATCCCCAGAAGGCCCAGAAGCTGATGCAGGAGCGAACCTCGCTGGAGGATTCGCTTGGCGGCATCGGCAAGGTCGAGCAGGAGCTCGAGGACAATATCGGCATGATCGAACTCGGCGAGGCCGAGGGCGACGAGGGCGTCGTCACTGAGGCCGAGACCGCGCTGAAGAACCTCAAGAAGGAGGTCGCGCGGCGCGAGCTCGAAGCGCTGCTCTCGGGCGAGGCCGACCGTTTCGATTCCTATCTCGAAGTTCATGCCGGCGCCGGCGGCACCGAGAGCCAGGACTGGGCACAGATGCTCTTGCGCATGTACACGCGCTGGGCCGAGACGCACGGCTTCAAGGTCGAATACCTCGAAGAGTCCGAAGGCGAAGAGGCCGGCATCAAATCGGCAACCATCCAGATCTCCGGTCACAACGCCTATGGCTGGCTGAAGACCGAAGCCGGTGTGCATCGCCTGGTGCGCATCTCGCCGTTCGACTCCAATGCGCGGCGCCACACCTCGTTCTCGAGCGTGCAGGTCTTCCCCGTCATCGACGACAGCATCAAGATCGACATCAAGGAATCCGACGTCCGCACCGACACCATGCGCTCGGGCGGCGCCGGCGGCCAGCACGTCAACAAGACCGAGTCGGCGGTACGTCTCACTCATATCCCGACCGGAGTTGCGGTGGTCTGCCAGGCCGGCCGCTCCCAGCACAAGAACCGGGCGCAGGCCTGGGACATGTTGCGCGCGCGGCTCTATGAGATCGAGCTGAAGAAGCGCGAGGAGAAGGCCGCTGCCGACCAGGCCGCCAAGACCGATATCGGCTGGGGCCATCAGATCCGCTCCTACGTGCTGCAGCCCTACCAGATGGTGAAGGACCTTCGCACGGGGGTGCAGACCTCCGATACCTCGGGCGTCCTCGGCGGCGATCTCGACGAGTTCATGGCGGCAACGCTGGCGCAGCGCGCTTTTGGCACCGCCGGTGCCGACATCGAGGACGTGGACTAA